A section of the Malus sylvestris chromosome 17, drMalSylv7.2, whole genome shotgun sequence genome encodes:
- the LOC126610534 gene encoding sirohydrochlorin ferrochelatase, chloroplastic-like isoform X1, with the protein MSVRSLSIRPQFTAKSRSSPASEIGASPGCAVLNFSNLQRGPSRSRNLSLRLCMGSGNGGFGQNPHGVGDKDGVIIVDHGSRRKESNLMLNEFVSMFRERTGYPIVEPAHMELAEPSIRDAFNSCVEQGASRVIVSPFFLLPGRHWNQDIPSLTAEAAKEHPGVSYIVTAPLGLHPLLVDVMNDRINHCLSRVAGEAEECAVCAGTNKCQLH; encoded by the exons ATGTCGGTTAGGTCTTTATCCATCCGCCCCCAATTTACCGCCAAAAG TCGAAGCTCGCCGGCGAGCGAAATCGGAGCAAGCCCTGGCTGCGCAGTTCTCAACTTCTCAAATTTGCAGAGAGGCCCCTCAAGAAGTAGAAATTTGAGCTTGAGGTTGTGTATGGGTAGCGGCAATGGAGGATTTGGACAGAACCCTCATGGGGTCGGCGACAAAGATGGCGTCATCATCGTCGACCACGGTTCGCGCCGCAAGGAATCAAATCTCATGTTAA ATGAGTTCGTGAGCATGTTTAGAGAGAGAACTGGGTACCCAATTGTGGAGCCTGCTCATATG GAGTTGGCGGAACCATCAATTCGGGATGCATTCAATTCGTGTGTTGAACAAGGTGCTAGTCGTGTAATTGTGAGCCCGTTCTTCCTCTTACCGGGAAGACATTGGAACCAG GACATTCCATCCCTGACAGCTGAAGCTGCAAAGGAGCATCCTGGTGTCTCGTATATAGTAACCGCACCCCTCGGCCTCCATCCACTACTTGTG GATGTTATGAATGATAGGATTAATCACTGCTTAAGCCGTGTTGCTGGAGAAGCAGAGGAGTGTGCTGTTTGTGCTGGAACAAACAAATGTCAGCTCCATTGA
- the LOC126610534 gene encoding sirohydrochlorin ferrochelatase, chloroplastic-like isoform X2, which translates to MEDLDRTLMGSATKMASSSSTTVRAARNQISYEFVSMFRERTGYPIVEPAHMELAEPSIRDAFNSCVEQGASRVIVSPFFLLPGRHWNQDIPSLTAEAAKEHPGVSYIVTAPLGLHPLLVDVMNDRINHCLSRVAGEAEECAVCAGTNKCQLH; encoded by the exons ATGGAGGATTTGGACAGAACCCTCATGGGGTCGGCGACAAAGATGGCGTCATCATCGTCGACCACGGTTCGCGCCGCAAGGAATCAAATCTCAT ATGAGTTCGTGAGCATGTTTAGAGAGAGAACTGGGTACCCAATTGTGGAGCCTGCTCATATG GAGTTGGCGGAACCATCAATTCGGGATGCATTCAATTCGTGTGTTGAACAAGGTGCTAGTCGTGTAATTGTGAGCCCGTTCTTCCTCTTACCGGGAAGACATTGGAACCAG GACATTCCATCCCTGACAGCTGAAGCTGCAAAGGAGCATCCTGGTGTCTCGTATATAGTAACCGCACCCCTCGGCCTCCATCCACTACTTGTG GATGTTATGAATGATAGGATTAATCACTGCTTAAGCCGTGTTGCTGGAGAAGCAGAGGAGTGTGCTGTTTGTGCTGGAACAAACAAATGTCAGCTCCATTGA
- the LOC126610533 gene encoding chaperone protein dnaJ C76, chloroplastic-like isoform X2 → MAVSVWAVSSISRFPVPKAFQVHENKKPIWRIRCKKEGAEEMATGKNYYELLGVSVDSNPKKIRQAYRKLQKKYHPDVAGQEGHEHTLKLNEAYKVLMRENLRKEYDASIGKVRVAGFRAGNTPSSSLGSSWNGPFRPQALFVDENACIGCRECVHHASSTFVFDDALGCARVKVQYGDDEQKIEVSVDSCPVNCIHWVEKEELPVLEFLIQPQPTEGYGIFGGGWERPANVFMAAKSYNKQQQRWHEEAENENNRRKSRATAEEETPAQAKAREDASRKINMEGFSRFWQWQNKPFWGKKGE, encoded by the exons ATGGCTGTCTCTGTCTGGGCAGTCTCCTCCATTTCCAGATTTCCAGTACCAAAAGCTTTCCAAGTTCATGAGAACAAGAAGCCCATCTGGAG AATCCGATGTAAGAAAGAGGGCGCAGAGGAAATGGCAACGGGAAAGAATTACTATGAATTGCTCGGTGTTTCTGTTGATTCAAATCCGAAGAAAATCAGACAAGCTTATAGGAAATTGCAGAAGAAATATCACCCAGATGTTGCAGGCCAAGAG GGCCACGAGCATACGCTAAAGTTGAATGAAGCGTATAAAGTTCTGATGAGAGAGAATCTGAGGAAGGAATACGATGCATCCATTGGTAAAGTCAGAGTGGCTGGATTCAGAGCAGGAAACACACCATCGTCAAGCTTGGGTTCTTCATGGAATGGACCTTTCAGACCCCAAGCTCTATTTGTTGACGAAAATGCCTGCATAG GTTGCAGAGAATGTGTGCACCATGCAAGTAGCACCTTCGTGTTCGATGATGCTCTCGGATGTGCTAGGGTTAAAGTTCAATATGGTGACGACGAACAAAAGATTGAG GTATCAGTTGATTCGTGTCCTGTGAACTGCATTCATTGGGTGGAGAAGGAAGAGCTGCCGGTGCTCGAGTTCCTGATTCAGCCTCAGCCGACGGAAGGGTATGGCATATTCGGAGGAGGGTGGGAAAGACCTGCAAATGTTTTCATGGCTGCTAAATCTTAcaataaacaacaacaaagatggCACGAGGAAGCCGAAAATGAAAACAATCGAAGAAAAT CGCGTGCGACTGCTGAAGAAGAAACCCCTGCACAAGCCAAGGCTCGGGAGGACGCAAGCAGGAAGATAAACATGGAAGGGTTCTCAAGATTCTGGCAATGGCAAAACAAGCCCTTCTGGGGCAAAAAGGGGGAATAA
- the LOC126610533 gene encoding chaperone protein dnaJ C76, chloroplastic-like isoform X1, giving the protein MAVSVWAVSSISRFPVPKAFQVHENKKPIWSRIRCKKEGAEEMATGKNYYELLGVSVDSNPKKIRQAYRKLQKKYHPDVAGQEGHEHTLKLNEAYKVLMRENLRKEYDASIGKVRVAGFRAGNTPSSSLGSSWNGPFRPQALFVDENACIGCRECVHHASSTFVFDDALGCARVKVQYGDDEQKIEVSVDSCPVNCIHWVEKEELPVLEFLIQPQPTEGYGIFGGGWERPANVFMAAKSYNKQQQRWHEEAENENNRRKSRATAEEETPAQAKAREDASRKINMEGFSRFWQWQNKPFWGKKGE; this is encoded by the exons ATGGCTGTCTCTGTCTGGGCAGTCTCCTCCATTTCCAGATTTCCAGTACCAAAAGCTTTCCAAGTTCATGAGAACAAGAAGCCCATCTGGAG CAGAATCCGATGTAAGAAAGAGGGCGCAGAGGAAATGGCAACGGGAAAGAATTACTATGAATTGCTCGGTGTTTCTGTTGATTCAAATCCGAAGAAAATCAGACAAGCTTATAGGAAATTGCAGAAGAAATATCACCCAGATGTTGCAGGCCAAGAG GGCCACGAGCATACGCTAAAGTTGAATGAAGCGTATAAAGTTCTGATGAGAGAGAATCTGAGGAAGGAATACGATGCATCCATTGGTAAAGTCAGAGTGGCTGGATTCAGAGCAGGAAACACACCATCGTCAAGCTTGGGTTCTTCATGGAATGGACCTTTCAGACCCCAAGCTCTATTTGTTGACGAAAATGCCTGCATAG GTTGCAGAGAATGTGTGCACCATGCAAGTAGCACCTTCGTGTTCGATGATGCTCTCGGATGTGCTAGGGTTAAAGTTCAATATGGTGACGACGAACAAAAGATTGAG GTATCAGTTGATTCGTGTCCTGTGAACTGCATTCATTGGGTGGAGAAGGAAGAGCTGCCGGTGCTCGAGTTCCTGATTCAGCCTCAGCCGACGGAAGGGTATGGCATATTCGGAGGAGGGTGGGAAAGACCTGCAAATGTTTTCATGGCTGCTAAATCTTAcaataaacaacaacaaagatggCACGAGGAAGCCGAAAATGAAAACAATCGAAGAAAAT CGCGTGCGACTGCTGAAGAAGAAACCCCTGCACAAGCCAAGGCTCGGGAGGACGCAAGCAGGAAGATAAACATGGAAGGGTTCTCAAGATTCTGGCAATGGCAAAACAAGCCCTTCTGGGGCAAAAAGGGGGAATAA
- the LOC126610536 gene encoding uncharacterized protein LOC126610536 translates to MASATKLLSPFRKSLSSLISSRSSISPSRQFYYAKFEPVLRNRASTFHRYFNLQNNSLEKFWFSGSKLRYGSIIGVTVLFWSVSFLPNAAYAMEGQDMLVNDHNLGAPGALDVEEDRREFRKFMRKLWLPFFFCITALACWDHHITPLGLKLALFLLSTKPNPLSVYVFVEELCHRLKRKDPCLHNKPLFAHKVEVEDFKLLCLAKVEVQDQKFTLVGILGGWWHVPTLDAIKDHLVCSHKAVTKAYT, encoded by the exons ATGGCGTCCGCGACAAAACTCCTTTCTCCGTTTCGGAAATCCCTAAGTTCACTAATCTCTTCCCGCTCCTCAATCTCTCCTTCCAGGCAATTCT ATTATGCCAAGTTTGAACCAGTACTGCGGAATCGCGCCTCAACGTTTCATCGTtacttcaatttgcaaaacaattCTCTTGAGAAATTCTGGTTTTCAG GAAGTAAGTTGAGATATGGAAGCATTATTGGTGTGACGGTTTTGTTTTGGTCAGTCAGCTTCTTGCCAAATGCTGCATATGCTATGGAAG GCCAGGATATGTTGGTGAATGATCATAATTTGGGAGCGCCGGGTGCTTTGGATGTGGAGGAAGATAGAAGGGAATTCAGGAAGTTTATGAGGAAATTATGGCtgcctttctttttttgtattACTGCGTTGGCGTGCTGGGATCATCATATTACACCGCTTGGATTGAAGCTTGCTCTTTTCCTCCTGAGCACCAAGCCTAATCCTTTGTCAGTTTATGTTTTTGTGGAAGAG TTATGTCATCGGCTCAAGCGCAAAGATCCTTGCTTGCATAACAAG CCATTGTTCGCGCATAAGGTTGAAGTTGAAGACTTTAAGCTTCTATGTCTTGCTAAAGTTGAAGTGCAAGACCAGAAGTTCACTTTGGTTGGAATTCTTGGTGGTTGGTGGCATGTGCCAACTTTGGACGCAATCAAGGATCATCTTGTATGTTCTCATAAAGCGGTCACTAAAGCATATActtga
- the LOC126610535 gene encoding high affinity nitrate transporter 2.7-like, whose amino-acid sequence MEAKDADEEQVLKDHRSMFALPVDADQKATELRLFSIAPPHMLAFHLAWLSLFSNFFSTFSIPPLLAVIRDDLNLTDTDTGHAGTAAFLGSIFSRIAMGPICDLLGPRIAIATLSLLTAPVILSTSLVSSPNSFIAIRFIAGFSLANFVANQFWMSCMFSGCVVGLANGFSAGWANMGSGVTQLVMPLIYSLIMSFNVQSFAAWRLAFIVPAVFQVVTAILVLMFGQDLPSGSYKRSQKVENKFKESLLSVISKGVKNYRAWILALTYAFSFGVELTTDNIIAQYFYDRFNVNLEVAGIIAASFGMANFFSRPSGGLVSDKLAQRFGMRGRLWGLWVAQTVAGCLCLLLGRVNSLWGSILVMCAFSIFVQAAAGLTFGVVPFVSKRSLGVVSGITGGGGTMGAVVTQLLLFSGTEFSKQTSISLMGVMMIVCTLPVSLIYFPQWGGMFCGPSYSYGDHLSGPETETNHYHLLE is encoded by the exons ATGGAAGCTAAAGATGCTGACGAAGAACAAGTACTAAAAGATCATCGTAGTATGTTTGCATTACCAGTAGATGCTGATCAAAAGGCCACAGAGTTGAGGTTATTTTCAATAGCGCCACCCCACATGCTGGCCTTCCACCTTGCATGGCTCTCCctcttctccaacttcttctCCACCTTCTCCATCCCTCCCCTCCTCGCCGTCATCCGCGACGACCTCAACCTCACCGACACAGACACCGGTCACGCAGGCACCGCTGCTTTCCTCGGCTCCATCTTCTCCCGCATTGCCATGGGCCCTATATGCGACCTCCTCGGTCCCCGTATCGCCATCGCCACCCTCTCCCTCCTCACCGCCCCCGTCATCCTCTCCACATCCCTCGTCTCCTCCCCTAACTCCTTCATCGCCATCCGCTTCATCGCCGGCTTCTCCCTCGCCAACTTCGTCGCCAACCAGTTCTGGATGAGCTGCATGTTCTCGGGATGCGTAGTCGGCCTTGCCAACGGCTTCTCCGCCGGCTGGGCCAACATGGGCTCTGGCGTCACCCAGCTGGTCATGCCACTCATTTATTCTCTCATCATGTCATTCAACGTGCAGTCCTTCGCAGCTTGGAGGCTGGCATTTATCGTGCCAGCAGTTTTTCAAGTTGTGACGGCCATATTGGTCCTAATGTTTGGCCAGGACCTACCTTCCGGGAGCTACAAACGCTCTCAGAAGGTCGAAAATAAGTTCAAAGAGAGCTTATTAAGTGTTATTTCTAAAGGGGTCAAGAATTATAGAGCATGGATTTTGGCGTTGACTTATGCCTTCAGTTTTGGAGTGGAGTTGACGACTGATAATATCATAGCTCAATATTTCTACGACAGATTCAACGTGAATCTTGAGGTGGCGGGGATCATAGCGGCCAGCTTCGGAATGGCGAATTTCTTTTCAAGGCCGAGTGGCGGGTTAGTTTCCGATAAGCTGGCGCAGAGGTTCGGGATGAGGGGGAGGTTGTGGGGGTTGTGGGTGGCGCAGACGGTGGCGGGCTGCTTGTGTTTGTTACTCGGGCGAGTCAACTCGCTCTGGGGatccatacttgtcatgtgtgcGTTTTCTATCTTTGTACAAGCTGCTGCTGGCCTCACGTTTGGCGTGGTGCCGTTTGTGTCCAAAAG GTCACTGGGAGTGGTATCGGGGATCACCGGCGGCGGAGGAACAATGGGGGCGGTGGTCACCCAGCTGCTGTTGTTTTCAGGCACGGAATTCTCCAAGCAGACGAGCATTTCTCTGATGGGTGTGATGATGATAGTGTGCACTCTCCCAGTCTCCCTCATCTACTTCCCTCAGTGGGGTGGAATGTTCTGCGGCCCTTCCTATAGCTATGGCGATCATCTAAGCGGACCAGAAACTGAAACAAACCATTATCACTTGCTCGAATAG
- the LOC126610539 gene encoding pentatricopeptide repeat-containing protein At2g13600-like, producing MGSAIKFKTLFGTLASKNLRTYLQTCGSLLKTQTENRRIADGMALHGHLIKIGLSSERFIAIRLLIMYLDSRKSDEVSEIVKGFDGFDSTVHNCLINASIQWGNLNEARRLFDEMPERNEVSWTALISGLMRCGRVDESMWYFERNPFHNVVSWTAGISGLVQNGLNVEALKLFLKMLGSGVRPNDVTFTSVVRACARFGEIGWGMSVLGLIVKTGYEHNLSVSNSLITLCLKMGEKALARRVFDQMEKRDVVSWTAILDMYVGAGDLREARRIFDEMPERNEVSWSAMIARYSQSGHPEKALKLFLQMIQSGFIPNRSCLASILSTLATLEALRVGMNIHAHVVKIGFEKDVFISSSLIDLYCKCGETKDGRTAFDSIPEKNVVSWNSMVAGYCLNGEMEEAKVLFDSIPTPNNISWNTMVGGYLENKQFDKVFEVFNEMLLCGETPNISTFSSVLSGCASIASLEKGKNLHGKAVKHGVQYDVFVGTALADMYARSGDIESSKSVFDRMPEKNEISWTVMIQGLAENGFAAESLFLFEEMKRTSTVAPNELMLLSVLFACSHTGLIDEGLQYFNSMEAVYGTKPKGRHYTCVVDMLSRSGRLVEAEELLKSMPFQPESNAWAALLSGCNRHKNEEIAERTAKKLSELAEKNSSGYVMLSNIYASAGKWTDVMEIRRLMRDRGLKKSGGCSWVEVRNEVHCFYSEEASHCQLAAIYDLLQLLRVEMLAIEE from the coding sequence ATGGGAAGTGCCATCAAATTCAAAACCCTCTTCGGCACTCTCGCAAGCAAAAATCTCAGAACTTACCTGCAAACATGCGGTTCCCTTCTCAAAACCCAAACCGAAAACCGGCGCATCGCCGACGGAATGGCCCTTCACGGCCATCTGATCAAAATTGGTCTTTCATCGGAGAGATTTATAGCCATCAGGCTTCTAATTATGTACTTGGATTCGAGAAAATCTGATGAAGTTAGTGAGATCGTTAAGGGGTTCGATGGGTTTGATTCAACGGTGCATAATTGCTTGATCAATGCGAGCATTCAATGGGGAAATCTCAATGAAGCACGCCGcctgtttgatgaaatgcctgAAAGAAACGAGGTTTCGTGGACTGCGTTGATATCGGGGTTAATGAGATGCGGAAGGGTGGACGAGTCGATGTGGTACTTTGAGAGAAACCCGTTTCATAATGTGGTTTCTTGGACGGCTGGGATTAGCGGGTTGGTGCAGAACGGGTTGAATGTTGAAGCATTGAAGCTTTTTCTGAAGATGCTTGGTTCTGGGGTCAGGCCTAATGATGTTACATTTACTTCTGTTGTTAGAGCTTGTGCCAGGTTTGGTGAGATCGGTTGGGGGATGAGTGTTTTAGGGTTGATTGTTAAGACTGGATATGAACACAATTTATCGGTTTCTAATTCCTTAATTACATTATGTTTGAAGATGGGCGAAAAGGCCTTGGCTAGGAGAGTATTTGATCAGATGGAAAAGAGAGATGTTGTATCTTGGACCGCAATCCTAGATATGTATGTTGGGGCGGGAGACTTGAGAGAAGCGCGTCGAATCTTTGATGAGATGCCAGAGAGAAACGAAGTTTCTTGGAGTGCAATGATTGCAAGGTACAGTCAGAGTGGACATCCGGAAAAAGCCTTGAAACTGTTTCTTCAGATGATTCAAAGTGGATTCATCCCAAATAGGTCTTGTTTGGCTAGCATTCTTAGCACGCTGGCCACCCTCGAGGCTTTAAGAGTGGGAATGAACATCCATGCACATGTTGTGAAAATTGGATTCGAGAAAGATGTCTTTATCAGTAGCTCTCTCATCGATTTGTACTGCAAGTGTGGAGAAACTAAGGATGGACGCACGGCATTTGACTCGATTCCAGAGAAGAATGTGGTCTCGTGGAATTCTATGGTTGCCGGGTATTGTCTGAATGGAGAAATGGAAGAAGCTAAGGTGTTGTTTGATAGCATACCCACACCAAACAATATATCGTGGAATACTATGGTTGGAGGTTACTTAGAGAACAAACAATTTGATAAGGTATTTGAAGTGTTTAATGAGATGCTTTTGTGTGGTGAAACTCCAAACATATCCACCTTTTCAAGTGTGCTCTCTGGTTGTGCGAGCATAGCCTCGTTAGAGAAAGGAAAGAACCTTCACGGGAAAGCAGTTAAACATGGAGTTCAATATGATGTTTTTGTAGGTACTGCCCTAGCTGATATGTATGCGAGATCTGGGGATATTGAGAGTTCTAAGAGCGTGTTCGATAGAATGCCTGAGAAGAATGAAATCAGTTGGACTGTGATGATTCAGGGGCTAGCAGAAAATGGTTTTGCTGCGGAATCTCTGTTTTTGTTTGAGGAAATGAAAAGAACTTCAACTGTTGCTCCTAACGAGCTCATGCTTTTATCTGTTCTTTTCGCTTGTTCTCACACCGGcttaatcgacgaaggattgcAGTACTTTAATTCGATGGAGGCTGTTTACGGTACAAAGCCAAAAGGAAGACACTACACCTGCGTGGTGGATATGCTGTCCCGTTCAGGACGACTTGTTGAAGCCGAAGAGCTTCTGAAATCCATGCCATTTCAACCCGAGAGTAATGCATGGGCTGCTCTATTGAGTGGGTGTAATAGACATAAAAACGAGGAGATAGCGGAACGGACAGCCAAAAAGCTTTCAGAATTAGCAGAAAAGAACTCTTCAGGCTACGTAATGTTGTCGAATATCTACGCTTCGGCCGGAAAATGGACCGATGTTATGGAAATTAGGAGATTAATGAGGGATAGGGGGTTGAAGAAGAGTGGTGGATGCAGTTGGGTTGAGGTGAGAAATGAAGTCCACTGTTTTTATTCAGAAGAAGCATCTCACTGTCAGTTAGCGGCGATTTACGATCTGTTACAACTTCTACGAGTCGAAATGCTGGCTATCGAGgagtga